The following proteins come from a genomic window of Micromonospora echinofusca:
- a CDS encoding GAF and ANTAR domain-containing protein, giving the protein MNLETRDLAVERLGVLETAALLRELTAGLIAVDDFDEALDALVRTARDAVAGVSWCGFTALRAGEPAGVAASDARLAGLDDLRHGPDSPAMDAIRRRELVLSDRLDREERWPAWTPRARELGVQSVISAPVDVDEQVIGSINLYANAADLLTPGHQLTAMLLAEHAGLLLAAVRDRARRAAQAGELDASLLGDGVIGQAIGVIMTQRGCPAEEALDVLRSAASSLDIPLRDVADRLVATVSRPRDN; this is encoded by the coding sequence GTGAACCTGGAGACGCGGGACCTGGCGGTGGAGCGGCTCGGCGTCCTCGAGACCGCTGCCCTGCTGCGCGAGCTGACGGCCGGGCTGATCGCCGTCGACGACTTCGACGAGGCGCTGGACGCGCTGGTGCGTACGGCCCGCGACGCCGTGGCCGGCGTGAGCTGGTGCGGCTTCACGGCCCTGCGCGCCGGCGAACCGGCCGGGGTGGCGGCCTCCGACGCGCGCCTGGCGGGCCTGGACGACCTGCGGCACGGCCCGGACTCGCCGGCGATGGACGCCATCCGGCGGCGGGAGCTGGTCCTCTCCGACCGGTTGGACCGCGAGGAGCGCTGGCCGGCCTGGACGCCACGGGCCCGGGAGTTGGGCGTGCAGTCGGTGATCTCCGCCCCGGTCGACGTAGACGAACAGGTCATCGGGTCGATCAACCTCTACGCCAATGCCGCCGACCTGCTCACCCCGGGGCACCAGCTCACCGCGATGCTGCTCGCCGAACACGCCGGGCTGCTCCTGGCGGCGGTGCGCGACCGGGCGCGCCGGGCCGCCCAGGCCGGTGAGCTGGACGCCTCGCTGCTCGGCGACGGGGTGATCGGCCAGGCCATCGGCGTGATCATGACGCAGCGCGGCTGCCCGGCCGAGGAGGCGCTCGACGTGCTGCGTAGCGCGGCGTCCTCGCTGGACATCCCGCTGCGGGACGTCGCCGACCGGCTCGTCGCCACCGTGTCGCGCCCCCGGGACAACTGA
- the secA2 gene encoding accessory Sec system translocase SecA2 — MGVSQRLKTRFRRFLQRPGTTVDLGPLEKLLPAVEAREDELSALDDAELTEAAGKATDYEEICAIGREAARRGLDQRPYDVQLLGAMALLSGKVAEMATGEGKTLTATIAAYGHVRLGNGPVHVLTVNDYLARRDALWMEPVYTLLGLTVGWVNEASTPQERRDAYACDVTYVSVSEAGFDYLRDQLVTDVEDRVQPPLRTAIVDEADSILIDEARVPMVLAGSVASEQDPVHAAAAQVRGLRKGKHYTVAEDGRSVAFTAAGLAAVEAKLGIDLYDEEHVAQLSAVNVALHAHALLHRDVDYIVRDGSVELIDEMRGRVAQRRRWPDGLQAAVEAKEGLDATAEGEVLGTIAVQAYIALYPKVCGMTATAVLVGDQLREFFGLEVAVIPPNTPCVREDESDRIYATRAEKDEALVDEIKRNHERGRPVLVGTLDVKESEGLAAGLNAAGVPCVVLNAKNDDEEAAIIAEAGAYGAVTVSTQMAGRGVDIRLGGSDQADRGRVAELGGLYVIGSGRHDSRRVDDQLRGRAGRQGDPGGSVFFVSLEDDLVVRHAGDAVPASPRMNADGLVTDDQVEYAVEHAQRVAEGVNHEIHRNTWRYSVVIEQQRKALAERRERLLTSDVAALMLLDRVPEKAGEMDEDLLARAARSIALYHLDRLWAEHLAELSEVREGVHLRALGRLDPLDEFHRAAVPAFNNLIPEIERRTIETFEETEFGDDWEPDEAKLVRPSATWTYLVHDNPFGSELDRLIASVGRRLSSASR, encoded by the coding sequence AGGTTCCGCCGGTTCCTCCAGCGCCCGGGGACGACGGTCGACCTGGGGCCGTTGGAGAAGCTGCTGCCCGCCGTCGAGGCGCGCGAGGACGAGCTGTCGGCGCTCGACGACGCCGAGCTGACCGAGGCCGCCGGCAAGGCCACGGACTACGAGGAGATCTGCGCGATCGGCCGCGAGGCCGCCCGCCGGGGCCTCGACCAGCGGCCGTACGACGTGCAGCTGCTGGGCGCGATGGCGCTGCTCTCCGGCAAGGTCGCCGAGATGGCCACCGGTGAGGGCAAGACGCTCACCGCGACCATCGCCGCGTACGGGCACGTCCGGCTGGGCAACGGCCCGGTGCACGTGCTCACCGTCAACGACTACCTGGCCCGGCGTGACGCCCTCTGGATGGAGCCGGTCTACACCCTGCTCGGCCTGACGGTCGGCTGGGTCAACGAGGCCTCCACCCCGCAGGAGCGGCGCGACGCGTACGCCTGCGACGTCACGTACGTCTCGGTCAGCGAGGCCGGCTTCGACTACCTGCGCGACCAGCTCGTCACCGACGTGGAGGACCGGGTGCAGCCGCCGCTGCGCACCGCGATCGTCGACGAGGCCGACTCGATCCTCATCGACGAGGCCCGGGTGCCGATGGTCCTCGCCGGCTCGGTCGCCAGCGAGCAGGACCCGGTGCACGCCGCCGCCGCCCAGGTGCGCGGCCTGCGCAAGGGCAAGCACTACACGGTGGCCGAGGACGGCCGCAGCGTCGCCTTCACCGCCGCCGGCCTGGCCGCCGTCGAGGCCAAGCTCGGCATCGACCTGTACGACGAGGAGCACGTCGCGCAGCTCTCGGCCGTGAACGTGGCGCTGCACGCGCACGCCCTGCTGCACCGCGACGTCGACTACATCGTCCGGGACGGCTCCGTCGAGCTGATCGACGAGATGCGCGGCCGGGTCGCCCAGCGCCGCCGCTGGCCCGACGGGCTCCAGGCGGCCGTGGAGGCCAAGGAGGGCCTCGACGCCACCGCTGAGGGCGAGGTGCTCGGCACCATCGCCGTGCAGGCCTACATCGCGCTCTACCCGAAGGTGTGCGGCATGACGGCCACGGCGGTGCTGGTCGGCGACCAGCTCCGCGAGTTCTTCGGCCTCGAGGTGGCGGTGATCCCGCCGAACACCCCGTGCGTGCGCGAGGACGAGTCGGACCGCATCTACGCCACCCGCGCGGAGAAGGACGAGGCGCTGGTCGACGAGATCAAGCGCAACCACGAGCGCGGGCGGCCGGTGCTCGTCGGCACCCTGGACGTGAAGGAGTCCGAGGGGCTGGCCGCCGGCCTGAACGCCGCCGGGGTGCCGTGCGTGGTGCTCAACGCGAAGAACGACGACGAGGAGGCGGCGATCATCGCCGAGGCCGGCGCGTACGGCGCGGTGACCGTCTCCACCCAGATGGCCGGCCGGGGCGTCGACATCCGGCTCGGCGGCAGCGACCAGGCCGACCGGGGCCGGGTCGCCGAGCTGGGCGGCCTCTACGTGATCGGCAGCGGCCGGCACGACAGCCGGCGCGTCGACGACCAACTGCGCGGCCGGGCCGGGCGGCAGGGCGACCCGGGCGGCTCGGTCTTCTTCGTCAGCCTGGAGGACGACCTGGTCGTCCGGCACGCCGGCGACGCCGTGCCCGCCTCGCCCCGGATGAACGCCGACGGCCTGGTCACCGACGACCAGGTCGAGTACGCCGTCGAGCACGCCCAGCGGGTCGCCGAGGGCGTCAACCACGAGATCCACCGCAACACCTGGCGCTACAGCGTCGTGATCGAGCAGCAGCGCAAGGCGCTCGCGGAGCGCCGGGAACGCCTGCTGACCAGCGACGTGGCGGCGCTGATGCTGCTGGACCGGGTGCCCGAGAAGGCCGGCGAGATGGATGAGGACCTGCTCGCCCGCGCCGCCCGCTCGATCGCCCTCTACCACCTCGACCGGCTCTGGGCGGAGCACCTCGCGGAGCTCTCCGAGGTACGCGAGGGCGTGCACCTGCGCGCCCTGGGCCGGCTCGACCCGCTGGACGAGTTCCACCGGGCGGCGGTGCCGGCGTTCAACAACCTCATCCCGGAGATCGAGCGGCGCACCATCGAGACCTTCGAGGAGACGGAGTTCGGCGACGACTGGGAGCCGGACGAGGCGAAGCTGGTGCGGCCGAGCGCGACCTGGACGTACCTGGTGCACGACAACCCGTTCGGCTCGGAGCTGGACCGGTTGATCGCCTCGGTGGGGCGGCGACTCAGCTCCGCGTCGCGCTGA